One Brachyspira pilosicoli P43/6/78 genomic window carries:
- a CDS encoding M23 family metallopeptidase, which translates to MYKNKKKNKSNFYKKNNSDNSSFLSKLHKILSHRLYFMFIPHSKKKTKTLSIPIYGLLIIVLIIAAALLITFSSLTKNTVIASKTLVLTGSYQERLEEINSLENLFNSVFSNDSYREDMSNMMNKFKIENTNLINTNNTDNIALLNARAKEFENLKNYLEELKANINSKNTSLEYVPTITPIDSRYAVISKPYQKDSLLSKGIGFQTIAGTLVRATASGTINSVVYDKDEGVSIVIYHRYGIITTYKGLATTSVKTNVDVKKGDIIGNAKTGELEYELKLASEYVNPLIFTTLNYEQQE; encoded by the coding sequence ATGTACAAAAATAAAAAAAAGAATAAAAGCAATTTCTATAAAAAGAATAACTCTGATAATTCTTCGTTTTTAAGCAAACTGCATAAAATATTATCGCACAGACTTTATTTTATGTTTATACCGCATTCTAAAAAGAAAACTAAAACTTTATCTATACCTATATATGGTCTTTTAATAATAGTTTTAATTATAGCAGCAGCACTATTAATAACATTCTCATCTCTTACAAAAAACACTGTTATTGCAAGCAAAACACTAGTTCTTACTGGAAGCTATCAAGAGAGACTTGAAGAAATTAATTCTTTGGAAAACTTATTTAATTCTGTATTTTCTAATGATTCATATAGAGAAGATATGTCTAATATGATGAATAAATTTAAAATAGAAAATACTAATTTAATAAATACAAACAATACTGATAATATAGCACTTCTCAATGCCAGAGCTAAAGAGTTTGAAAATTTAAAAAATTATTTAGAAGAATTGAAAGCTAATATTAATTCTAAAAACACTTCATTAGAATATGTGCCTACAATTACGCCAATAGACTCTAGATATGCAGTTATATCAAAACCATATCAAAAAGACTCTCTCTTATCAAAAGGCATAGGCTTTCAAACAATAGCAGGTACACTTGTTAGAGCAACAGCATCTGGTACAATTAATAGTGTAGTATACGATAAAGATGAAGGAGTAAGCATAGTTATTTATCATAGATATGGTATCATAACTACTTATAAGGGATTAGCCACTACTTCTGTAAAAACAAATGTTGATGTAAAAAAGGGTGATATTATAGGAAACGCAAAAACAGGCGAACTTGAATATGAATTAAAATTAGCTTCTGAATATGTTAATCCTTTAATTTTTACAACGCTTAATTATGAACAGCAAGAATAA
- a CDS encoding AtpZ/AtpI family protein, protein MNSKNNIKNGIKYTALGIEFGSIILGLAFVGNLADKKFNTSPLFTIAGIFFGFISGIYRLYQLSKIIERNKK, encoded by the coding sequence ATGAACAGCAAGAATAATATAAAAAATGGAATAAAATATACGGCTTTAGGTATTGAGTTTGGAAGTATAATACTTGGACTTGCTTTTGTTGGAAATTTAGCTGATAAAAAATTTAATACTTCTCCATTATTTACTATAGCTGGTATATTTTTTGGATTTATATCTGGCATATACAGACTTTATCAGCTTTCTAAAATTATAGAAAGAAATAAAAAATAG
- the pncB gene encoding nicotinate phosphoribosyltransferase, whose protein sequence is MDNIINSLLDTDLYKFTMQQCALRQFSNVWVKYIFRSRNILEWTKEMHDELLKQIKHFCNLSFKKDELEYLASLRFIKRDYIEFLKLYRPLEEHINASFEDNKLTVSIEGPWYQTIIWEIPVLAMISEIYYYYTVCKTNGEEAVYKQGKSNLIKKLDDKLLPIYKAESGFKFSDFGTRRRFSFKWQDRAISILKEKVPADCLVGTSNVYFAKKYNLLAVGTNAHEYYQVGQALDKVRLAESQKFMLQSWVNEYRGDLGIALSDTLGTDKFLKDFDLYFAKLYDGIRHDSGDPIEWGYKVIKHYKNLRIDPKTKTLLFSDSLNFDKAYNIYKEFKNETKVTFGIGTFIMNDFEPIAKPLNIVMKLQMVNGKPVAKLSDDEGKTMCDDKEFLHYLKIVAME, encoded by the coding sequence ATGGATAATATAATAAATAGTTTGCTTGATACTGATTTATATAAATTCACAATGCAGCAATGTGCTTTAAGGCAATTTTCTAATGTTTGGGTAAAATATATTTTTAGAAGCAGAAATATATTAGAATGGACTAAAGAGATGCATGATGAGCTATTAAAGCAGATAAAGCATTTTTGCAATCTTTCATTCAAAAAAGATGAACTTGAATATTTAGCTTCTCTTAGATTTATAAAGAGAGATTATATAGAGTTTTTAAAATTATACAGACCATTAGAAGAACATATTAATGCATCTTTTGAAGATAATAAATTAACTGTTTCTATAGAAGGTCCATGGTATCAAACTATTATTTGGGAGATACCTGTACTTGCTATGATTAGTGAAATATATTATTACTATACTGTTTGTAAGACTAATGGAGAAGAAGCAGTTTATAAACAAGGCAAATCAAACTTAATAAAAAAGCTAGATGATAAATTACTTCCTATATATAAGGCTGAAAGCGGATTTAAATTTTCTGATTTTGGTACTAGAAGAAGATTTTCTTTTAAGTGGCAAGATAGAGCTATTTCTATATTAAAAGAAAAAGTTCCTGCTGATTGTTTGGTGGGTACTAGCAATGTATATTTTGCTAAGAAATATAATTTACTTGCGGTTGGTACTAATGCTCATGAATATTATCAAGTTGGTCAGGCTTTAGATAAAGTGAGGCTTGCAGAGAGCCAAAAATTTATGCTTCAGTCTTGGGTTAATGAATATAGAGGCGATTTAGGTATTGCATTATCTGACACTTTAGGAACAGATAAATTCTTAAAAGATTTTGATTTATATTTTGCAAAACTCTATGACGGCATAAGGCATGACTCTGGAGACCCTATTGAATGGGGATACAAAGTTATAAAACATTATAAAAACTTAAGAATTGACCCTAAAACTAAAACCCTACTATTTTCTGACAGCCTTAATTTTGACAAAGCTTACAATATATATAAAGAGTTCAAAAACGAAACTAAAGTTACATTTGGAATAGGCACATTTATTATGAATGATTTTGAACCTATTGCCAAACCTTTAAATATTGTAATGAAACTTCAGATGGTTAATGGTAAGCCTGTTGCTAAGTTATCTGATGATGAAGGCAAAACTATGTGCGATGATAAAGAGTTTTTGCATTATTTAAAAATTGTTGCTATGGAATGA
- a CDS encoding mannose-1-phosphate guanylyltransferase — translation MKTSVIIMAGGIGERLWPLSREKKPKQFLKIIDNKSLIEQTIDRALQITEEENIFIITGKRYKEAFSTYIPNFKKDNIIYEPIGRDTAAAVALGVLTVKEKIGDSNVVIIPADPIIKQEDLFINTIKEAVNATIETKNVVVVGIVPTRAETGYGYIKLDKNIKGNEYIVHRFVEKPNLENAKKFLEEGSYLWNSGMFIWDSESILNSINKFMPDTFNKVNDTLKNINNEDKALEIFNSIDKISFDFGVMEKLEDIICIKSEFFWDDLGAFSALGRIYKKDENNNVVIGQVYLKNSSNNIIINDDNDLLTLNGVNNLTVVKSNGVVLMYPNNEDSKIKEILKDIREKNELNKYKELL, via the coding sequence ATGAAAACTTCTGTAATTATTATGGCTGGAGGTATAGGGGAGAGACTATGGCCTTTAAGCAGAGAAAAAAAACCAAAACAATTTTTAAAAATAATTGACAATAAATCACTTATAGAACAAACAATAGATAGAGCTTTGCAAATTACAGAAGAAGAAAATATTTTCATAATAACAGGAAAAAGATATAAAGAGGCTTTCTCTACTTATATACCAAACTTTAAAAAAGATAATATTATATATGAACCTATTGGAAGAGATACTGCTGCGGCTGTAGCTTTAGGAGTATTAACTGTAAAAGAGAAAATAGGCGACTCAAATGTAGTGATAATTCCAGCTGACCCTATAATAAAACAAGAAGATTTGTTTATAAATACAATAAAAGAGGCTGTAAATGCAACTATAGAAACAAAAAATGTTGTAGTTGTGGGTATAGTGCCGACTAGAGCTGAGACTGGATATGGATATATAAAATTAGATAAAAATATAAAAGGCAATGAGTATATTGTTCATAGATTTGTAGAGAAACCAAATTTAGAAAATGCCAAAAAGTTTTTGGAAGAGGGAAGTTATTTGTGGAATAGCGGCATGTTTATATGGGATAGTGAAAGTATACTAAACAGTATAAACAAATTTATGCCTGACACTTTTAATAAAGTAAATGATACATTAAAAAATATTAATAATGAAGATAAGGCATTAGAAATATTTAACAGTATTGATAAAATTTCTTTCGACTTTGGTGTAATGGAAAAACTAGAAGATATTATATGTATAAAGTCAGAGTTTTTTTGGGACGATTTGGGAGCTTTTTCTGCTCTTGGAAGGATATACAAAAAAGATGAAAATAACAATGTTGTAATAGGGCAGGTTTATCTTAAAAACTCTAGCAATAATATAATAATAAATGATGATAATGATTTGCTTACTTTAAATGGTGTTAACAATCTCACAGTAGTAAAGTCTAATGGTGTTGTTTTAATGTATCCTAATAATGAGGATTCTAAAATAAAAGAGATATTAAAAGATATTAGAGAGAAAAATGAATTAAATAAATATAAAGAATTATTATAA
- the coaBC gene encoding bifunctional phosphopantothenoylcysteine decarboxylase/phosphopantothenate--cysteine ligase CoaBC, with amino-acid sequence MKILLAITSSISAYKMPFLVSMLKKQGHEVICAVTKNAEYMVGIKALETMSGNSVIRDMWQEEDPLTHINISRKTDVFLLAPADANTISKIANGICDNTITTIACAYTGKKMFAPAMNPNMWFNKAVQKNVRYLIDELEYTMIGPESGNMACNDTGIGRLANLEEILDKVVNNFSHFSLKYDNIRFTVTSGATKEWIDPIRYITNNSSGKMGEAIYNEIHLGGGVTTYIEGDVNEELRVYASDKKIKIDTTEDLKNNVLAELENTDILLMAAAPLDFRPAIVHDKKVKKQNINAIELKQNDDILVSTKDKKSKNTLIVSFAAETAINDEELKNYAIDKMNKKGADMIVANNIKDAIGKDTNKITIFFKDGRVRNFPVLSKRECAKEIVSIAVEEWKNKNL; translated from the coding sequence ATGAAAATTTTATTAGCTATAACTAGTTCTATATCAGCATATAAGATGCCATTTCTTGTTAGTATGCTAAAGAAGCAAGGACATGAAGTAATATGTGCTGTTACAAAGAATGCAGAATATATGGTTGGTATAAAAGCATTAGAAACAATGAGCGGTAACAGTGTTATAAGAGATATGTGGCAAGAAGAAGACCCTCTTACACATATAAACATTAGCAGAAAAACCGATGTATTCTTATTAGCTCCAGCAGATGCTAATACAATATCTAAAATAGCAAACGGCATATGTGATAATACCATCACTACCATAGCATGTGCCTACACCGGAAAAAAAATGTTTGCACCTGCTATGAATCCTAATATGTGGTTTAATAAAGCGGTGCAAAAAAATGTACGTTATTTAATCGATGAGCTTGAATACACTATGATAGGTCCTGAAAGCGGAAATATGGCTTGTAATGATACCGGAATAGGAAGACTTGCTAATTTGGAAGAGATATTAGATAAAGTTGTTAATAACTTTAGTCATTTTAGTTTGAAATATGATAATATAAGATTTACAGTAACTTCTGGTGCTACAAAAGAGTGGATAGACCCTATAAGATATATTACAAACAATTCAAGCGGTAAGATGGGAGAAGCTATATATAATGAAATACATCTTGGAGGCGGAGTTACTACTTATATAGAAGGCGATGTTAATGAAGAGCTTCGTGTGTATGCAAGCGATAAAAAAATAAAAATAGATACTACAGAAGATTTAAAAAATAATGTACTTGCTGAACTTGAAAATACTGATATTTTACTTATGGCAGCTGCTCCTCTAGATTTTAGACCTGCTATTGTTCATGACAAAAAAGTAAAAAAACAAAATATTAATGCTATAGAACTTAAACAAAATGATGATATATTGGTTAGTACCAAAGATAAGAAATCTAAAAACACTCTTATAGTTTCATTTGCGGCAGAAACAGCTATTAATGATGAAGAGCTAAAAAATTATGCTATAGACAAAATGAACAAAAAGGGGGCAGACATGATAGTAGCTAACAATATAAAAGATGCTATTGGAAAAGATACTAATAAAATAACTATCTTTTTCAAAGACGGCAGAGTAAGAAATTTCCCTGTATTAAGTAAAAGGGAATGTGCAAAAGAAATTGTTAGTATTGCTGTTGAAGAATGGAAGAATAAAAATCTTTAA